A single genomic interval of Spirosoma linguale DSM 74 harbors:
- a CDS encoding peptidase M48 Ste24p (PFAM: peptidase M48 Ste24p~KEGG: ent:Ent638_3342 peptidase M48, Ste24p), with protein MKYITSLFFVLALASGVSRAQTTTNPSLMQALMEAVSSATLSDAQVAEVSRQAIKEMDAKNPVADANDPYTLRLNKIVSRHQTIGGLPLNFKVYKVPDVNAFATADGSVRVFKGLMDLMTDNELLAVMGHEIGHVINHDTKDAMKRGLKTSALRDALASGSGTVGKLAQSQLAGVANYLWEAKFSREQETEADDFSYNFLKKNGYSVMALATSFEKLAKQGGGQGGRIASLISTHPDSKVRAQRVRDRAKRDGLLR; from the coding sequence ATGAAATACATAACAAGTCTATTTTTTGTGCTGGCCCTGGCTTCGGGAGTAAGCCGGGCGCAAACGACTACCAATCCCAGCCTGATGCAGGCCTTGATGGAAGCCGTTAGTTCGGCTACTTTATCGGATGCTCAGGTTGCTGAAGTGTCGCGGCAGGCGATCAAGGAGATGGATGCTAAAAATCCGGTAGCCGACGCAAACGACCCCTACACACTGCGATTGAATAAAATCGTTAGCCGCCATCAGACCATTGGTGGGTTACCCCTCAATTTTAAAGTGTACAAAGTGCCCGATGTGAACGCGTTTGCCACTGCCGACGGCAGCGTGCGTGTGTTCAAGGGGCTTATGGACCTTATGACCGACAACGAATTGCTGGCCGTTATGGGGCATGAGATTGGCCACGTAATTAACCACGACACTAAGGATGCCATGAAAAGGGGGCTTAAAACATCCGCATTGCGTGATGCATTGGCCTCGGGCTCAGGTACGGTGGGAAAATTGGCGCAATCGCAATTGGCGGGGGTGGCTAATTACCTGTGGGAGGCTAAATTCAGTCGGGAGCAGGAAACCGAAGCCGATGATTTTAGCTACAACTTTCTGAAAAAGAACGGCTACAGTGTCATGGCACTGGCCACCTCGTTTGAGAAACTGGCCAAACAAGGGGGTGGTCAGGGTGGGCGTATTGCCTCCCTTATCTCGACACACCCCGATAGTAAGGTACGTGCCCAACGTGTGCGGGACCGGGCTAAGCGTGACGGGCTGCTTCGGTAG
- a CDS encoding hypothetical protein (KEGG: dac:Daci_5804 cell surface receptor IPT/TIG domain-containing protein), which produces MYTSLRRLLVLTFGSVLLASATALSQPVWTFRLIVAVEKQTADYYEKALSKPIKQIVREQLTAVNKNFNSSSAFRGVYAFRADSIYVFSGSVREVVFRSQPAYDYSIVINGFSDNQIGGGWYGSYRTIYHSWPWNYFDGPFASTATDGLTHEFGHARGAIDIYGLRVEGKNNPVNQETFEPVNSIMNYPYGNIIWDEHTTNLLNATGGQSVEGEKYITDAFPDTIGIQVTNAQGRPLKNAVVTVYPVNWFSYSVTDTPILTAKTTANGIVQFSSNPYQPATKDYPWHIRYCNFLVKAVLNSVTVYTWMPLYDVQNVYFRKGARAAYNAQIVFPALPVTLKIGNLSVGTGFCPGSVLAVPFTTNGSYEKDNVFTLQLSDTAGSFTNPTTIGRAAGDTVSAVSGTLPVAAGTRYRLRIGSSNPVVFSDEVPIIIKSAPAAPEVQSLTVCQYSSPPALQAIGFNLRWYTGTPDGAGTTVAPPVNTEQAGKINYYVTQTGNGCEGPKATLEVDVRPLATATITGSQTILQGQPASLKVTLSGDSPWSFSYRDSTTAGPGTVQTIQTSATSYTVAIKPVQSTAYYLTSVSNGCGRGILAGSAAVVTVIPLLAMEEPPGDVVIYPVPAAATLTVQIPGLSSKKPATLRLTTETGTIVMEQETTREHSILNVSTYPAGMYVLQVYVGSQVVSKRVVKL; this is translated from the coding sequence ATGTACACATCACTCCGTCGTTTACTGGTACTTACTTTCGGTAGTGTTTTGCTGGCTTCCGCGACGGCTCTCTCGCAGCCGGTATGGACCTTCAGGCTGATTGTAGCCGTTGAAAAGCAAACGGCAGACTATTACGAGAAAGCCCTGTCGAAGCCCATTAAGCAGATTGTCAGGGAGCAGTTGACAGCTGTCAACAAAAATTTCAACAGCTCGTCTGCATTCAGGGGCGTTTATGCTTTCCGGGCCGATTCCATCTATGTATTTAGCGGATCAGTGAGGGAGGTGGTCTTCAGATCGCAGCCAGCGTATGATTACAGTATCGTTATCAATGGCTTTTCGGATAACCAGATTGGTGGCGGGTGGTATGGAAGCTACCGGACTATCTATCATAGCTGGCCATGGAATTATTTCGACGGCCCTTTTGCCAGTACTGCTACCGACGGATTAACCCACGAGTTTGGGCATGCACGGGGCGCTATCGATATATATGGGCTACGGGTAGAGGGGAAAAATAATCCGGTAAATCAGGAAACGTTCGAGCCGGTAAACTCTATCATGAATTATCCTTATGGCAATATAATCTGGGACGAACACACAACGAATCTGTTGAATGCTACGGGTGGACAGTCTGTAGAGGGAGAAAAATACATTACCGATGCCTTCCCGGATACAATTGGCATACAGGTGACTAACGCACAGGGACGGCCCCTCAAAAACGCGGTTGTGACCGTATATCCCGTCAATTGGTTCTCCTACTCCGTGACAGACACGCCCATCCTGACGGCGAAAACAACGGCTAACGGTATCGTTCAGTTTTCGTCAAACCCATATCAGCCTGCCACAAAAGACTATCCCTGGCATATCCGCTACTGTAATTTCCTGGTTAAAGCTGTTCTCAATTCAGTTACTGTTTACACGTGGATGCCCTTGTATGACGTACAGAATGTTTACTTCAGGAAGGGTGCCAGGGCCGCTTACAACGCTCAGATTGTCTTTCCTGCTTTGCCGGTGACGCTGAAAATAGGCAATCTCAGCGTCGGTACGGGCTTTTGCCCCGGAAGTGTACTGGCCGTTCCTTTTACTACCAATGGGTCTTATGAGAAAGATAATGTCTTTACGCTTCAGTTGTCTGACACAGCCGGGAGTTTTACAAATCCGACGACCATCGGACGTGCAGCCGGTGATACCGTATCGGCCGTTAGCGGAACTCTGCCGGTTGCAGCAGGCACCCGTTACCGGCTGCGGATCGGTAGCAGTAACCCGGTTGTTTTCAGTGATGAAGTGCCAATTATCATCAAATCGGCCCCGGCGGCTCCGGAAGTGCAGTCACTAACCGTTTGCCAGTATTCATCTCCTCCTGCGTTACAGGCCATCGGGTTCAACCTTCGTTGGTATACCGGTACTCCGGATGGAGCTGGAACGACAGTGGCTCCGCCCGTCAATACTGAACAGGCGGGAAAAATAAACTACTATGTAACCCAGACAGGTAATGGGTGCGAAGGACCCAAAGCAACGCTGGAAGTTGATGTTCGTCCGCTGGCAACAGCTACGATAACGGGTAGTCAGACGATTCTTCAGGGGCAACCGGCTTCCCTAAAGGTAACCCTCTCCGGCGATAGCCCCTGGTCGTTTTCTTACCGGGATAGTACTACGGCCGGGCCGGGTACCGTGCAGACAATTCAGACCAGCGCCACTTCATACACAGTAGCGATCAAGCCAGTGCAATCAACGGCCTATTACCTCACGAGTGTTAGCAATGGCTGTGGGCGTGGTATACTTGCCGGAAGCGCAGCTGTCGTGACGGTTATACCGTTGCTGGCTATGGAGGAACCACCGGGTGACGTGGTTATTTACCCGGTTCCGGCAGCGGCTACCCTTACGGTTCAGATACCGGGTCTGTCGTCGAAGAAGCCAGCAACGCTACGTCTGACTACCGAAACGGGGACAATAGTGATGGAGCAGGAAACAACTCGCGAACACTCAATCCTAAACGTTAGTACGTATCCTGCCGGTATGTATGTGCTGCAGGTGTATGTCGGTAGTCAGGTGGTATCGAAACGGGTTGTGAAGTTGTGA
- a CDS encoding conserved hypothetical protein (KEGG: psa:PST_3436 hypothetical protein): MRIILDTNIYISALISRNSRQRLNRIFDNPAITVLIAELLLSEIDTVTLRPKISKYLTSSERTAFIHFIKERCLLVSVSSIVTVSPDPDDDFLLALAKDGQAEYLITGNKRDLLDLRAFNETQIVTLTDFLELLP, encoded by the coding sequence ATGAGAATTATTCTGGATACGAATATTTACATCAGCGCACTTATCAGTAGAAATTCGCGGCAAAGGCTCAACCGCATTTTCGATAACCCAGCCATCACTGTATTGATAGCTGAGCTGTTATTATCCGAGATTGATACAGTTACGTTACGTCCCAAAATTAGTAAGTACCTGACCTCATCCGAGCGGACTGCATTCATACATTTTATCAAGGAGCGTTGCCTTCTGGTTTCTGTTTCATCGATAGTAACTGTAAGCCCAGACCCGGACGATGATTTCTTACTAGCCTTGGCCAAAGATGGACAAGCAGAGTACCTAATTACAGGGAATAAACGAGACCTTCTGGACTTAAGAGCGTTTAACGAAACCCAAATAGTTACTCTAACTGATTTTCTGGAATTACTGCCTTGA